A stretch of DNA from Candidatus Wallbacteria bacterium:
TGGAAAAAGTCCTTGCGCAGACCGAACCTCCCGGGTATAATAAAAAAGAGTATAAGGCTGTAATAAGACCTTCATGGCCTGGACAGCCCTTGTGTGGTTGGAGTATATAGAGTTAAGTGGACAAGTTTCGTAAGAGGGGTGGCGTATGCGAGTATCTCAGTATTTCATAATTTTGTTAACTTTATTCCTTTTTTTTAATACTTTGTCAGCTCAGAATATTTCAGACGACCTCTATAACTTTTCCAGAGTCTACCGCCAGACTCTGGCAGCTATAGACACTCTGAAACAGAACGAAGACTGCAATGTCAGGCATGAAGTCCAGACTGACCTGTCAGCAATCATGGAATCCCAGATCGTAAAAATCTGCCGGACAATAGTTGAAAATGATCAGACTTTCTCTGAATTCCAGGAATACATCTCTACCCATCAGGTCGGGGACTTTCTGAAACCAATCCTGGAGAACCTGAAATCAGCTGTGCTCAATTCATATCTGACCGACAGACCAAGCAAGGTGAAATACCTGAATAACCTGCAGACTAACATTAAATTCAAGGGGATCCCTAAATTTCTTCCCAGGGAAGAACAGAAACTTCTGCTATTGACTGTCAGATCTATTTATGGGGATGCGGACAGGTGTTACTGCCGCGAAATCAGACAGGGATCTATCACCGGGTTTTTCCTGGAGCTCTCCAAGTCCTGGAACATGCTGTACCCTGAAGTGCAGAAAGACATCCTGAAATATTCCAGAGATAATCTGTATTCGCTCAGGAACCGCTCTGGCGGGACAGAGGAAACTGGAGAGTATAAAACAGCCCATTTTACTGTGCATTACACGAAGACAGGCAAAGACGCAGTGGCCAACCCTGAGCTACTGGCTGTAGGGATAGATGGTATCAGACATCCTGAATTTGTGATAAACACAGGAGCTTTCCTGGAAAAGGCATTTCAGGAGGAAACCTGTACCCTGTGTCTTAAGGCTCCCAGATTTCCGTATCAGGTTTATCTCAAGGATCTGGGCGATGGAGAATACGGTGCTACCAAAGTGGATGACGTCTCCGGAAAACCGACTGAATCCTATATCGAGATCGACAACGACTTTAAGGGTTCACGATATTTTCAGAACGACGATTGCGTCAGGGAAACCGGCAGCCTGAAAGTGACTGCAGCCCATGAGTTCATGCATGCCTGCCAGTTCATGTACGGCCTGGCCAAGGGCCCGGCCGGAGCCACGAACTGCCTGTCAGAATCCACTTCCACCTGGGCCGAAGACTTTGTTTTCGACGAAGTCAACGATTATCTGGGTTTTTTAAAATGCGATGACTCACCCTTCAAGGCTCCTTATCTGGAAATCACTTCCCGCAGCTACAGTTTTGTGGTCTTCCCGCTGTTCCTGTCCGAAAAATTCAACCCAACGATCATCAGGACACTCTGGGAAAATTATCAGAAAAGCCTGGACCAGGTGCAGGCTATCAAGGCCACATTAAGCGATCTTTCAGCAACTTATGGCGATTATTCGGTGGCGCTTTATCTGAAAAAAGAAAAATTCCGTGACGGCCTTCGCTATCCGGACCTCACGATCCAGAAAAAAATCAACATTTCCCGCCCTGTGAATGAAGTGATCAATACAAACACTCCTGGATATTTCGGTCAGAATTATGTTGAGATCGAAACCTCCATGCCGGGTGCACTGAATCTGAAGTTCAGCTCCAGCTCCGCTTATCAGTCCAGGCTGATCCTGATTGGAGATTCCACCTCCAGAGTCGTGGAACGGTCAGGAAGTTCCTGGGAATTCAATCTGGAATATTTCGGCGGTACGGTAAAAAAAGCGGTACTTGTGACATACTGCCTCGAGCCTGCAAATGCCTGTACGGAATTTTCGCTGGAAGCATCTTGCGCCGAACAAACTCCACCCCTGGCCAACACCTCAAACAGCGCCATTTCCGGCTAACCTGATTCCTTGAGCCTCAGATAAAGTTCCGGAAACCTAGTGGAATGTGCTTCAATGCAATCATCGTTTTACCTGACTTCTTGCAAAATGTTTTTTAACCCTATATCTTGGGTAGACATTTTAATAAAGGCTCTGGCTGCAGCTTGAACGAATCCTATCTGCTGATTTATTTCACTGCCTTCTTCCTGACCGGAATCTGTCATTTTCTGTTCACAGGTTTCAGATACCGCGAATTTGCCATCTATCTTCCAGTGCTGATAATGGCAATCGCCTTCCGCAGGGGGGGACCCTGGATCGAACTGGCGGGAGTGGCCCTGCTTTATCTTGTTTTCCTGAGGCTGTCCTTAAAGAAGCTTCCTCGGAAAATCAGCCTGCTGCTCGAACTTTCGATTTTCTATCTTGCATATCTGGCTGATTTCCGGATCAGCTTCATCCAATTCGGCGGCCGATTCATCTACCTTAACTTTCTGTCTCCCATCCTCACCATCATCTGGCTGTTCCTGCTGGTCCGGATATTCAAGTTCCTTTCTCATCTGCCGGGCATGGTTCCCGGGATTCTGATTATTTATCCTGCAATCCTGTTCATTATCTCAAGCACCCAGTCCACACCCTTATTCTTCGCTAAAAGCCTTTCTCTTGTGTTGTCCGGCATTGCCACCTGGCATTTCATACTGTTCATCCTGAAAAAACCGCGGGTCGACTCCCTCCAGATCTCCTTCATTGGTTTTCTGGCCGGCATTATGACCATCACAGGCGTCACCAAGAGAGTGGCTTTCGTAACTATGATTTTCCCCTCATTCTTTGTGATCCTGCCGATCTTTTTCATCATTTCCTTCATTTTTTACTTCTATCTGCGCGAAAACATCAATGAAATCAAAAAAAGTTCCAGTTACCGGATCATCTGGCGCTTTACCCACAGACGTGCCATCATCAGTACATACTTTATCTTTCTTTATCTGGCGATAGTATGTTTCACCCTGCTCGGGCATGCGAGCATCAGCGTCAAGGTGTTGCTGATGCTGGTATCCACAATCTCGGTGCTGACCCTGATCTTCATCCTTACAATCAAGATGGAAGAACGTGAAAAACACGTTAAAATCCGCAAACCCACGCTCCTCGGCGTGGCAATGGATAATCTCACCAGGGAGGAACTTCTCTCGGAAATCGAACTGGCGCTCTGCAGGGATGAAAAAATATTCATTACTACACCCAACGCGATCGCCTTTGTGATCGCGGAACACAACGCCGAGTTCAGGGAAGCGCTTTCCAGCGCCAGTTACAACATTCCGGACGGCGCAGGTGTAATCTGGGCTTCAGATGTACTGGACTGTTCGCTCGGGCAGCGTATCACAGGAGTCGACTTTATGCTGTCGCTGTTGAAAAAAGCGGAATCAGAGGAAAAATCGGTTTATTTTCTGGGCTCCACCGACGAAGTGATCTCAGAACTTAAGAAAAAAGTATCAGCCAGCCATCCAGGGCTGAAAATCTGCGGAAGCCACAACGGCTACCTGAATTCGGATGACGAAAGCAAGGTCATCCATGAAATCAACAGCCTGAAACCTGATTTCCTTTTTGTCGCCATGGGGATGCCCAAGCAGGAACTGTGGATACACAG
This window harbors:
- a CDS encoding WecB/TagA/CpsF family glycosyltransferase, with translation MGRHFNKGSGCSLNESYLLIYFTAFFLTGICHFLFTGFRYREFAIYLPVLIMAIAFRRGGPWIELAGVALLYLVFLRLSLKKLPRKISLLLELSIFYLAYLADFRISFIQFGGRFIYLNFLSPILTIIWLFLLVRIFKFLSHLPGMVPGILIIYPAILFIISSTQSTPLFFAKSLSLVLSGIATWHFILFILKKPRVDSLQISFIGFLAGIMTITGVTKRVAFVTMIFPSFFVILPIFFIISFIFYFYLRENINEIKKSSSYRIIWRFTHRRAIISTYFIFLYLAIVCFTLLGHASISVKVLLMLVSTISVLTLIFILTIKMEEREKHVKIRKPTLLGVAMDNLTREELLSEIELALCRDEKIFITTPNAIAFVIAEHNAEFREALSSASYNIPDGAGVIWASDVLDCSLGQRITGVDFMLSLLKKAESEEKSVYFLGSTDEVISELKKKVSASHPGLKICGSHNGYLNSDDESKVIHEINSLKPDFLFVAMGMPKQELWIHRNLPQLETRLAIGVGGAFNVHSGVVNRAPKFLRICGLEWLWRFIREPWRLVLLWQLFFFVLMVLSAKIEEE